A single Acetivibrio cellulolyticus CD2 DNA region contains:
- a CDS encoding methylenetetrahydrofolate reductase has product MYIDITKGKIQEDLPHEDIVYHEKTVEAQIKESVAENPLLKKISMGKKIIAVELDPPMDTDIDFFVKSAIKLKEHGVDTITIADCPVASARVDSSLLACKLKREFDITVIPHMTCRDRNINATKALLLGLNIEGVNNVLVVTGDPIPTAQRDEVKAMFSFNSAVLANYITNLNETTFSTPFNICAALNVNARNFKHQLDYAKKKIESGVSMFLTQPVLTKQAVDNLILARKELKCRILGGIIPIVSYKNACFMNNEISGISISEEIIESYRDISKEEASELAVRISVQFAKEIEPFVDGYYIMTPFKRIDIVTKIIGTLLRKG; this is encoded by the coding sequence GTGTACATAGATATAACGAAAGGAAAGATTCAAGAAGATTTGCCGCATGAGGATATTGTTTATCATGAGAAGACTGTTGAAGCTCAAATAAAAGAATCTGTTGCTGAAAATCCGCTATTAAAAAAGATCAGCATGGGTAAAAAAATAATTGCAGTGGAATTAGACCCGCCGATGGATACGGATATTGACTTTTTTGTGAAAAGTGCCATAAAGCTGAAAGAACACGGAGTGGATACGATAACTATAGCAGACTGCCCTGTTGCAAGTGCTAGAGTTGACAGTAGCTTGCTTGCCTGTAAGCTGAAAAGGGAGTTTGATATTACGGTTATACCTCATATGACCTGCCGTGATAGGAATATAAACGCTACAAAAGCACTGCTTTTAGGATTAAATATTGAAGGAGTGAACAATGTGCTAGTGGTAACGGGCGATCCTATTCCGACTGCACAACGTGATGAAGTAAAGGCAATGTTCAGCTTCAATTCAGCAGTGTTAGCAAACTACATAACTAATTTGAATGAAACAACCTTCTCTACTCCCTTTAATATATGTGCAGCTTTAAATGTAAATGCAAGAAATTTTAAGCATCAACTGGATTATGCAAAAAAGAAAATTGAAAGCGGAGTTTCAATGTTTTTGACACAGCCTGTTTTGACCAAACAGGCTGTTGATAATCTTATTTTGGCTAGAAAAGAATTAAAGTGCAGAATTTTAGGAGGAATTATTCCTATTGTAAGTTACAAGAATGCGTGCTTTATGAATAATGAAATATCTGGAATAAGCATATCTGAGGAAATTATTGAAAGCTACAGGGATATTTCCAAAGAAGAGGCCAGTGAGCTTGCTGTCAGGATATCTGTTCAATTTGCAAAAGAGATTGAACCTTTTGTGGATGGTTATTATATTATGACTCCGTTTAAAAGAATTGATATTGTAACAAAAATTATCGGCACATTATTAAGGAAGGGCTGA
- the cbiQ gene encoding cobalt ECF transporter T component CbiQ: MEKWIVLCTMILLPVIIYEVKHRDRHRHVGSAHEHRHGIRHKHGALISIDYFAYSSKIRQWNATLKVILSILTIILCILLNNVYVSIVVIFSMAYLVIKVGGLGFHDYLSILTVPLAFILLSILAIVVDFSGQPVGEYRLYFGLGYLYTTKAMLKGGVFLMLKIIAAISALQLMILTTPSSEIISVMRKTRLPNDFIDLMNMIYRYIFILLDVFARMKNAAESRLGYRDFRTSCYTFGNGASNMLVLSLKKADAYYDAMEARCYDGELRFLEEDKKAEIKLIILATVYIMYLLLLWYLTR, from the coding sequence GTGGAAAAATGGATTGTCTTATGTACTATGATACTTCTGCCCGTAATTATATATGAGGTGAAGCATCGGGACAGGCACAGGCATGTCGGCAGTGCACATGAACACCGGCACGGTATCAGACATAAACACGGAGCGTTGATTTCCATTGATTATTTCGCTTATTCCTCTAAAATCAGACAATGGAATGCCACATTAAAGGTCATTCTATCAATATTGACAATTATTTTGTGCATACTACTGAACAATGTTTATGTTTCAATTGTTGTGATTTTTTCAATGGCCTATCTGGTCATTAAGGTTGGTGGACTTGGGTTCCATGATTATTTGTCAATACTGACTGTACCACTGGCATTTATTCTGCTCAGCATTCTGGCCATTGTTGTTGATTTTTCTGGTCAGCCTGTGGGTGAATACCGCTTGTATTTCGGATTGGGTTATCTATATACCACGAAGGCAATGCTTAAGGGCGGTGTTTTTCTGATGCTTAAGATCATTGCGGCAATTAGTGCTCTGCAGTTGATGATTTTGACAACCCCATCCTCTGAAATTATTTCTGTAATGAGGAAAACACGTTTGCCAAATGATTTTATTGATCTGATGAATATGATATACCGGTATATTTTTATTTTGCTGGATGTATTCGCCAGGATGAAAAACGCAGCAGAATCCCGTTTGGGATATCGTGATTTTAGAACCTCTTGTTATACGTTTGGCAACGGCGCGAGCAATATGCTCGTCTTATCGTTGAAAAAGGCAGATGCTTATTATGACGCGATGGAGGCCAGATGCTATGATGGAGAGTTGAGGTTCCTTGAGGAAGATAAAAAAGCGGAAATCAAGCTGATTATTTTGGCGACGGTATATATAATGTATTTGCTTCTGCTGTGGTACCTGACAAGATAA
- the nrdG gene encoding anaerobic ribonucleoside-triphosphate reductase activating protein — MVGKIRIAGIVKESIVDGPGIRYVVFAQGCKHNCPGCHNPETHSFNGGILVEIEDLIQQMKQNPLIDGITLSGGDPFEQAEGFGELAIRAKEQGYSVMTYTGYTFEYILKNMESVEGWRKLLTNTDILVDGRFDIDKKSLELKHRGSYNQRIIDVKQSIDLTDAMYYSGNVCEAAPIVQLQPEY; from the coding sequence ATGGTTGGAAAAATCAGAATTGCCGGAATAGTAAAGGAATCCATTGTTGATGGACCAGGAATAAGGTATGTTGTGTTTGCACAAGGTTGTAAACACAACTGCCCTGGTTGTCATAATCCCGAAACTCATTCTTTTAATGGGGGCATTCTTGTAGAAATTGAAGATTTGATACAGCAAATGAAGCAAAATCCTCTTATTGATGGTATCACCCTAAGTGGAGGTGATCCGTTCGAACAGGCAGAAGGTTTCGGAGAGCTGGCAATAAGGGCTAAAGAGCAAGGGTATAGTGTTATGACTTATACAGGATATACATTTGAGTATATACTGAAAAATATGGAGTCAGTAGAGGGCTGGAGGAAACTCCTTACTAATACAGATATTCTTGTGGATGGCAGATTTGATATAGACAAAAAGAGTCTGGAGTTAAAACATAGAGGATCATACAATCAAAGGATAATTGATGTTAAGCAATCAATTGATTTGACTGATGCAATGTACTACTCTGGAAATGTTTGTGAAGCAGCACCTATTGTGCAATTGCAGCCGGAGTATTAA
- a CDS encoding energy-coupling factor ABC transporter substrate-binding protein: MKNKRSTVIILLVIVILIALVPLFTLKGAQFGGSDSAGSDMVNQITGGEYKPWFTPLMETWIGGELPSEMESFFFCVQTGIGVGIIAFLMGRFVERKKKEDENTAR, from the coding sequence ATGAAAAATAAGAGAAGCACAGTTATTATTTTATTAGTCATTGTAATATTGATTGCACTGGTGCCGTTATTCACCTTAAAGGGTGCACAGTTTGGCGGATCTGACTCCGCAGGCAGCGATATGGTCAACCAGATTACAGGTGGTGAATATAAGCCTTGGTTTACGCCTCTTATGGAAACATGGATCGGAGGAGAGCTGCCGAGCGAAATGGAAAGCTTCTTCTTCTGTGTCCAAACAGGAATTGGCGTTGGTATAATCGCTTTCTTGATGGGAAGATTTGTAGAAAGAAAAAAGAAGGAAGATGAGAATACAGCAAGATAA
- the folE gene encoding GTP cyclohydrolase I FolE — translation MIDKERVKKAITEILIAIGENPDREGLVETPERVANMYTEIFAGLYNDPKQLVKIFHEDNHEEMVMIRDIPLYSVCEHHLLPFVGVAHVAYIPRNGKVIGISKLARIVDIVAKKPQLQERITREVADILMDTLTPLGVAVVVEAEHLCMTMRGIKKPGSKTITSALRGNIKTDARTRSELMALINGK, via the coding sequence ATGATAGATAAAGAACGTGTGAAAAAAGCTATTACAGAAATTCTTATTGCTATTGGAGAAAACCCGGACAGAGAAGGACTTGTAGAAACACCGGAACGTGTTGCAAATATGTATACAGAAATTTTTGCAGGGCTTTATAATGACCCTAAACAACTGGTAAAAATATTTCATGAGGATAACCATGAAGAAATGGTAATGATAAGAGATATACCATTATATTCTGTTTGTGAACATCATCTTTTACCTTTTGTAGGGGTTGCCCATGTGGCTTATATACCTAGGAATGGTAAGGTCATAGGAATTAGCAAGCTTGCAAGAATTGTAGATATTGTTGCAAAAAAACCGCAACTTCAGGAAAGGATTACAAGAGAAGTTGCTGATATTCTTATGGATACGCTTACTCCACTGGGAGTTGCTGTTGTAGTTGAAGCAGAACATCTATGTATGACAATGAGGGGGATAAAGAAGCCAGGATCTAAAACTATTACATCAGCTCTAAGAGGAAATATAAAAACTGATGCAAGAACCAGATCAGAGTTAATGGCACTTATAAATGGAAAGTAA
- the cbiD gene encoding cobalt-precorrin-5B (C(1))-methyltransferase CbiD has translation MSISQKDIKDKSVDSEKQREYMVKSGKKLRLGYTTGSCAAAAAKASAIMLLEKREVKQVKLLLPNGGELDLEIGDIVINDKAASCCVIKDAGDDPDITDGIKIYAKVRKTQSNIIIDGGVGVGKVTGAGLPCKVGEAAINPGPKKMIATALLEVAQLYGYEGGFEVEIFVPQGQEIAKKTFNERLGIMGGISILGTTGIVEPMSESSLIETIKLELGIKKQNGQKVSFVAPGNYGLDFAREHLGIDINSAVKCSNYIGEALDHALYLGFEKLLLVGHIGKLVKIAAGVMNTHSKIADCRNEIFAAHCALMGANRETVEKVMNAKTTNEIHDILTLQSLSQKVYESILKKIIFHLNYRVMNKMQIEVVVFSNEIGVLMQTDNAAILINELKETKL, from the coding sequence ATGAGCATATCACAAAAGGATATAAAAGACAAAAGTGTTGACAGCGAAAAACAAAGAGAATATATGGTTAAGTCAGGGAAAAAACTACGGTTGGGATATACTACCGGAAGTTGTGCTGCTGCGGCTGCAAAGGCTAGTGCTATTATGTTGCTGGAAAAGCGTGAAGTCAAACAAGTCAAATTGCTACTTCCGAATGGGGGAGAGCTTGACCTGGAAATTGGAGATATTGTAATCAATGACAAAGCCGCAAGTTGTTGTGTTATAAAGGATGCTGGAGATGACCCTGACATAACTGATGGGATTAAAATATATGCAAAAGTAAGAAAAACCCAAAGCAACATAATTATTGATGGAGGGGTTGGTGTCGGTAAAGTAACTGGGGCAGGCTTACCATGCAAAGTAGGTGAAGCAGCCATCAACCCCGGGCCTAAAAAAATGATAGCAACGGCTCTTTTAGAAGTTGCTCAACTGTATGGATATGAAGGTGGTTTTGAAGTAGAAATATTTGTACCACAAGGACAGGAAATAGCAAAGAAAACCTTTAACGAAAGACTTGGAATTATGGGCGGAATTTCAATTTTGGGAACTACGGGTATTGTAGAGCCCATGAGCGAAAGCTCCTTGATTGAAACAATCAAACTTGAATTGGGAATAAAGAAGCAAAACGGGCAAAAGGTGTCGTTTGTTGCACCGGGCAATTATGGACTTGATTTTGCCAGAGAACATTTGGGAATTGATATAAACAGTGCTGTCAAATGCTCCAATTATATAGGCGAGGCCTTAGATCATGCACTTTATCTGGGATTTGAAAAGCTTCTGTTGGTTGGGCACATAGGCAAGCTTGTTAAAATTGCAGCAGGGGTCATGAATACCCATTCAAAAATTGCTGACTGCCGCAATGAAATATTTGCAGCTCACTGTGCTTTGATGGGTGCAAATAGGGAAACCGTTGAAAAAGTTATGAATGCAAAGACAACTAATGAGATACATGATATTTTAACGCTTCAGAGTTTGTCTCAAAAAGTATATGAAAGCATATTAAAAAAGATTATATTTCATTTAAATTATCGTGTCATGAACAAAATGCAAATAGAGGTAGTTGTATTTTCTAATGAGATTGGTGTACTTATGCAGACGGATAATGCGGCAATATTGATTAATGAGTTAAAGGAGACAAAGCTTTGA
- a CDS encoding LysR family transcriptional regulator: MTLQQLKYAIEIAKWGSINIAAKKLFITQPSLSNAIRELEEELNIVVFERTNRGISVTADGVEFLGYARQVIEQTELLEKRYFNAKPSPQHFSVSTQHYAFAVNAFVDLIKEYSIDEYEFNLRETKTYEIIEDVKNLRSEIGILYINDFNSKVLNKLFKENKLKFTELFIAKPHVFISTSNPLSSRKKVTLGDLEEYPYLSFEQGEYNSFYFSEEILSTLSHKKSIRVSDRATLFNLLIGLNGYTISTGVISSDLNGTDIIAVPLDIDDRITIGWISHSNVALSQLATKYIEALYKAIQGIY, from the coding sequence ATGACGTTACAGCAGTTGAAATATGCAATAGAAATTGCTAAATGGGGTTCGATAAACATTGCCGCAAAAAAACTATTTATTACTCAGCCCAGTCTCTCCAATGCAATCAGAGAGCTTGAAGAGGAACTGAACATTGTTGTTTTTGAACGTACCAACAGAGGGATAAGTGTTACTGCTGATGGAGTTGAGTTCTTAGGCTATGCAAGACAGGTTATTGAACAGACAGAATTGCTAGAAAAGAGATACTTTAACGCAAAGCCATCACCTCAGCACTTTTCTGTATCGACTCAACATTATGCCTTTGCGGTAAATGCGTTTGTAGACTTGATTAAAGAATACAGTATTGATGAGTATGAATTCAATCTAAGGGAGACAAAAACATATGAAATTATTGAGGATGTTAAAAACCTCCGAAGTGAAATAGGGATTTTATACATCAATGATTTCAATTCAAAGGTTTTAAATAAACTGTTTAAAGAAAACAAACTAAAATTTACAGAGCTGTTTATTGCAAAACCACATGTTTTTATAAGCACAAGTAATCCGCTTTCTAGCCGCAAAAAAGTTACACTTGGGGATTTGGAAGAATACCCGTATTTGTCCTTTGAACAAGGTGAATATAATTCCTTCTATTTCTCAGAAGAGATTTTAAGCACACTTTCCCATAAGAAAAGCATAAGGGTGAGTGATAGGGCGACACTTTTCAACTTGCTGATCGGATTAAACGGCTATACTATTTCAACTGGAGTTATAAGCTCAGACTTGAACGGAACGGATATCATTGCTGTACCTTTAGATATTGACGATCGTATTACAATAGGCTGGATTTCACACAGTAACGTGGCATTAAGCCAGCTTGCCACAAAATACATTGAGGCACTTTACAAAGCGATTCAAGGTATTTACTGA
- the metE gene encoding 5-methyltetrahydropteroyltriglutamate--homocysteine S-methyltransferase codes for MRSSIIGYPRIGKQRELKFSIEGYFKGAVFLEKLKEDAWKIRREQWAALADSGLDFIPSNDFSFYDGMLDMAASLNAIPESYKALELDSLNTYFAMARGYQGEKGDVKALPMKKWFNTNYHYIVPAIDDDTQIKLNGEDIFAYYSEALDAGIKTKPVIIGPFTFLKLADYKGKKKLKDFVADTVTAYCEIITRLNELGAEWIQIDEPILVTDLNVADVETFTAIYTELLKHKHDLKVLIQTYFGDVRDCYREIISLPFDGIGLDFVEGSNSLDLVRDNGFSKDTVLFAGIVNGKNIWKNSYLKSLKTLNDLSQYVEKKNIVINTSCSLLHVPYTLKNEKELSESYKARFAFAEEKLTELTELKALFGDENYLSNENYCNNLALFTSKANSTNEEVKGKMTALTEKDFTRQPVFNERAKLHKDFFKLPLLPTTTIGSFPQTAEVKANRAKLKKGEITQAQYEENVKRKIEECIALQEEIGIDVLVHGEFERNDMVEYFGEHLNGYLFTRNAWVQSYGTRCVKPPIIWGDVSRSEPITVEYLKFAQSLTKKPVKGMLTGPVTILNWSFPREDISLKEMAFQIALAIKEEVSDLESNGINIIQIDEAALKEKLPIRRADWHSEYLDWAIPAFRLVHSGVKATTQIHTHMCYSEFVEIVKDIDAMDADVISFEASRSNLTIIDALNKNNFITAVGPGVYDIHSPRVPEVEEIISAINAMLEKLKSDKLWVNPDCGLKTRGVDETIASLKNLVSAAKAVREKLGNK; via the coding sequence ATGAGAAGTTCAATTATTGGTTATCCGCGAATAGGCAAACAGCGTGAGCTGAAATTTAGTATAGAGGGTTATTTTAAAGGAGCTGTGTTCTTAGAAAAGCTTAAGGAAGATGCTTGGAAAATAAGGCGTGAGCAATGGGCTGCATTAGCTGACAGTGGACTTGATTTTATCCCCTCCAATGACTTTTCTTTTTATGATGGAATGCTGGATATGGCGGCTTCATTAAATGCAATTCCAGAAAGCTACAAAGCACTGGAGCTTGACAGCCTGAATACATATTTTGCAATGGCCAGAGGGTATCAAGGAGAAAAGGGCGACGTAAAGGCACTTCCAATGAAAAAGTGGTTTAACACAAATTATCACTATATTGTTCCTGCAATTGATGATGATACTCAAATCAAGCTCAATGGGGAGGACATTTTTGCATATTACAGTGAGGCCCTTGATGCTGGTATTAAAACAAAGCCTGTAATTATTGGGCCCTTTACCTTTCTTAAATTGGCAGATTACAAAGGAAAGAAAAAGCTTAAGGATTTTGTAGCAGATACAGTTACGGCTTACTGTGAAATTATCACAAGGCTGAATGAATTAGGTGCAGAATGGATTCAAATCGATGAGCCAATTTTAGTCACTGATTTAAATGTAGCAGATGTAGAGACATTTACAGCTATCTATACTGAATTATTAAAGCATAAGCATGACCTTAAGGTGTTAATTCAAACATACTTCGGGGATGTCAGGGATTGTTACCGTGAAATCATCTCTTTGCCATTTGATGGTATCGGACTGGATTTTGTAGAAGGCAGCAATTCTCTCGATTTGGTCAGGGATAATGGATTTTCAAAGGATACAGTTTTATTTGCAGGTATTGTAAATGGCAAAAACATATGGAAAAATAGCTACTTAAAATCCCTGAAGACGTTAAATGACCTTTCACAATATGTAGAAAAGAAAAATATAGTGATTAATACTTCCTGCTCTTTATTGCATGTACCATATACATTAAAAAACGAAAAGGAATTATCGGAAAGCTATAAGGCACGTTTTGCATTTGCAGAGGAAAAGCTGACAGAACTCACAGAATTAAAAGCATTGTTCGGAGACGAAAACTATCTTTCAAATGAAAATTACTGCAATAATCTTGCCCTATTTACAAGTAAAGCAAACAGCACGAATGAAGAAGTCAAGGGAAAAATGACCGCCTTGACCGAAAAGGATTTCACAAGGCAGCCTGTTTTCAATGAAAGAGCAAAGCTTCACAAGGACTTCTTTAAACTGCCATTGCTGCCAACTACTACAATAGGCTCATTTCCTCAGACCGCAGAGGTAAAAGCCAATAGAGCAAAGCTAAAAAAAGGTGAGATTACACAAGCTCAGTATGAAGAGAATGTAAAGAGAAAAATAGAAGAATGCATAGCCCTTCAAGAGGAAATCGGTATTGATGTTTTGGTACATGGCGAATTTGAACGCAATGACATGGTAGAATATTTTGGAGAGCATTTAAATGGCTATTTATTTACCCGTAATGCCTGGGTTCAGTCATATGGCACTCGATGTGTAAAGCCTCCGATAATTTGGGGAGATGTTTCAAGGAGTGAGCCGATAACAGTTGAATACTTAAAGTTTGCACAAAGCTTGACAAAAAAGCCTGTCAAGGGGATGCTCACAGGTCCTGTAACCATTCTGAACTGGTCCTTCCCGCGTGAGGATATTTCGTTAAAAGAAATGGCCTTTCAAATTGCACTGGCAATAAAAGAAGAGGTTTCTGACCTTGAGTCAAATGGCATTAACATAATTCAAATTGATGAGGCTGCACTGAAGGAGAAGCTTCCGATAAGGAGAGCAGACTGGCACAGTGAGTATTTAGACTGGGCAATTCCGGCATTCCGTCTTGTCCATAGTGGTGTTAAAGCAACCACACAAATCCATACACATATGTGCTATAGTGAATTTGTAGAAATTGTTAAAGACATTGATGCCATGGATGCTGATGTTATTTCTTTTGAGGCGTCCCGCTCGAACCTTACAATTATTGATGCGTTAAATAAGAATAATTTTATTACAGCAGTGGGACCTGGTGTTTATGATATACACTCTCCAAGAGTTCCGGAGGTTGAAGAAATAATTAGTGCCATAAATGCCATGCTTGAAAAATTAAAGTCTGATAAACTATGGGTAAATCCTGATTGTGGTTTGAAAACTAGGGGTGTTGATGAAACTATAGCAAGCCTGAAAAATCTTGTGTCTGCTGCAAAAGCCGTAAGAGAAAAATTGGGGAATAAGTAA
- a CDS encoding DUF512 domain-containing protein: MSNKIARIISGSIAEELEIETGDILVSINGTEIRDIIDYKFLLADDYLEVEIEKKNGELWTLEVEKEYEEDLGIEFEKEIMDEARSCRNNCLFCFIDQLPKGMRKSLYFKDDDSRLSFLQGNFVTLTNMTDEDIDRIIRYRICPINISVHTTNPDLRIKMLKNRFAGDVYTRLQKLAAAGIMMNCQIVLCPGYNNGEELIKTVNDLYKLYPSVENVAAVPVGVTRHRKNLNEITLYNAKSAKDEIDNVSEFQQKAIKEIGTPFIRLADEFYVMSGTEIPDTQFYGEFEQIEDGIGMIRFFRDSISKSLKSLKLEGKGSFTLITGVSAYNEILWAAKAIEERNDKVKIRVHKIINYFFGETITVAGLLTGQDIMKQIQVDSVLDYIIMPRNMFKAGENIMLDDVTTDDLEKHFGKKILICDCTGEDLIELINDHI; this comes from the coding sequence ATGAGTAACAAAATAGCAAGGATTATAAGTGGAAGTATTGCCGAAGAATTGGAGATAGAAACCGGAGATATATTAGTTAGCATAAACGGTACGGAAATCAGAGATATAATAGATTATAAGTTTCTTTTGGCAGATGACTATCTGGAAGTTGAGATAGAAAAGAAAAATGGTGAGCTTTGGACTCTTGAAGTTGAAAAAGAATATGAAGAGGATCTGGGAATAGAATTTGAAAAAGAGATTATGGACGAGGCTCGGAGTTGTCGTAATAATTGCCTTTTCTGTTTTATTGACCAGCTTCCGAAGGGAATGCGTAAAAGCCTGTATTTTAAGGATGATGATTCAAGATTATCTTTTCTTCAAGGGAATTTTGTGACCTTAACGAATATGACTGACGAGGATATTGACAGGATTATCAGGTATAGAATCTGTCCTATAAATATTTCAGTGCATACAACCAATCCTGACCTTAGAATAAAGATGCTAAAAAACAGATTTGCGGGAGATGTATATACAAGACTTCAAAAATTGGCGGCTGCAGGCATTATGATGAACTGTCAAATTGTATTGTGCCCCGGCTACAATAATGGAGAAGAATTGATTAAAACAGTCAATGACTTATATAAGCTGTATCCTTCTGTTGAAAATGTCGCAGCAGTGCCGGTCGGGGTTACCAGACATAGAAAAAATTTAAATGAAATAACCTTATATAATGCTAAAAGTGCTAAAGATGAAATTGATAACGTTAGCGAATTTCAGCAAAAAGCTATAAAGGAGATTGGAACTCCATTCATTAGGCTGGCTGATGAATTTTATGTGATGTCAGGAACTGAAATTCCGGATACTCAATTCTATGGAGAATTTGAACAGATAGAAGACGGGATAGGTATGATCAGATTTTTTAGAGACAGTATCAGTAAAAGTCTAAAATCTCTTAAACTGGAAGGTAAAGGTTCGTTTACTTTGATTACAGGTGTTTCAGCATATAATGAAATACTGTGGGCTGCAAAAGCCATTGAAGAAAGAAATGACAAGGTTAAGATCAGGGTTCATAAAATTATAAATTATTTTTTTGGTGAAACAATTACTGTAGCTGGTTTGCTGACTGGACAGGATATTATGAAACAAATTCAAGTTGATAGTGTTTTAGATTATATAATAATGCCAAGGAATATGTTTAAAGCCGGAGAAAATATAATGCTGGATGACGTTACTACCGATGACCTCGAAAAGCATTTTGGGAAAAAGATATTAATATGTGATTGTACAGGTGAAGATTTAATAGAGCTTATTAATGATCATATTTAA
- a CDS encoding energy-coupling factor ABC transporter ATP-binding protein: MKNTVLKVENLHYVYGNGKAALEGVSVEIYEGEKIAVIGANGSGKSTFFLNINGVYAPTHGNIIFRGIPVSKKNLNELRKNVGIVFQDADNQIIASTVRAEVSFGPMNLKLPKEVVINQVNKALAYMNLSGFEDRPPHYLSGGEKKRVSIADIVAMEPEVMIFDEPTSSLDPMNAMMLEEVLQKLGGEDKTVMISTHDVDFTYRWAERVLVFCSGKIIADGTPLEIFCNSEILKQANLKKPVMLDVYDMLVRKKILPDTQAYPKKTQELKDVLDNNYLISDDLS; the protein is encoded by the coding sequence ATGAAGAATACAGTTTTAAAAGTGGAGAATCTCCACTATGTATATGGGAATGGAAAGGCCGCACTGGAAGGTGTCAGCGTTGAAATATACGAAGGTGAGAAAATTGCCGTCATCGGGGCTAATGGTTCAGGAAAATCTACATTTTTCCTGAATATTAACGGTGTCTATGCCCCAACGCACGGAAACATCATTTTTAGGGGGATTCCCGTCAGCAAAAAGAATTTGAACGAGCTGCGTAAAAACGTCGGAATAGTCTTTCAAGATGCGGACAACCAGATTATTGCTTCAACGGTCCGGGCGGAAGTGAGCTTCGGTCCGATGAATTTAAAGCTTCCGAAGGAGGTAGTGATAAATCAGGTAAACAAAGCACTGGCCTATATGAACCTCTCGGGGTTCGAGGATCGACCGCCGCACTATTTGAGCGGAGGGGAAAAGAAACGTGTAAGTATTGCCGATATTGTGGCGATGGAACCAGAGGTGATGATTTTTGACGAACCGACATCATCACTGGACCCCATGAACGCCATGATGCTGGAGGAAGTTTTGCAAAAGTTGGGGGGTGAGGATAAGACCGTAATGATTTCCACCCATGATGTGGATTTCACTTATAGGTGGGCTGAACGCGTTCTTGTTTTCTGTAGCGGGAAAATCATTGCCGACGGAACGCCGCTTGAGATATTTTGTAATTCGGAGATTTTAAAACAGGCAAATTTGAAAAAGCCAGTCATGCTGGATGTCTATGATATGCTTGTGAGAAAAAAGATTCTACCAGACACGCAGGCATATCCAAAAAAAACGCAGGAATTAAAAGATGTATTGGACAATAACTATTTGATTTCAGATGATTTGAGCTAA
- a CDS encoding energy-coupling factor ABC transporter permease, which produces MKNNKKIMITISVAIAIIFGIIPTGSAMHIMEGYLPPKFCIMWGVLSIPFLVAGWFSIKKTLTEHRKSITILAMAGAFVFVISSLKIPSVTGSCSHMTGTGLGAILFGASATSILGLIVLIFQAILLAHGGLTSLGANTFSMGIAGPLVSLGIYKLCKALKVNKFVGVFLAAFIGDLFTYCVTSVQLALAYPSAQGGVAASVVKFLTVFAPTQLPLAIVEGILTVLIIMGLETYAKSELTDIGFAKEA; this is translated from the coding sequence ATGAAAAATAATAAAAAGATTATGATTACTATTTCTGTTGCCATTGCAATTATTTTTGGGATCATACCAACCGGTAGTGCAATGCACATCATGGAGGGCTACTTACCTCCAAAGTTCTGTATTATGTGGGGTGTTTTATCTATCCCGTTTTTGGTAGCGGGTTGGTTTTCCATTAAGAAAACCTTAACAGAACATCGTAAATCAATTACGATTCTTGCCATGGCCGGAGCATTTGTTTTTGTTATTTCGTCTCTAAAGATTCCATCTGTAACGGGAAGCTGTTCACATATGACAGGAACGGGGTTAGGTGCAATCTTATTCGGTGCAAGTGCTACCAGTATCTTAGGGCTTATTGTGCTGATCTTTCAGGCTATCCTACTCGCACATGGAGGTCTCACAAGCCTTGGTGCCAATACGTTTTCCATGGGCATAGCGGGTCCGCTTGTTTCGCTCGGTATCTACAAGCTGTGCAAAGCACTGAAGGTCAACAAATTTGTTGGGGTTTTCCTCGCAGCGTTTATCGGTGATCTATTCACCTACTGTGTCACCAGCGTTCAGCTGGCACTCGCCTATCCGTCAGCTCAGGGTGGCGTCGCTGCTTCAGTGGTTAAATTCCTGACGGTTTTTGCACCGACACAGTTGCCTCTTGCTATCGTTGAAGGCATTTTGACTGTTCTTATCATAATGGGTCTTGAAACGTACGCAAAGTCAGAGTTAACAGATATTGGATTTGCAAAGGAGGCGTGA